One Brachyspira sp. SAP_772 genomic window, TTTTGTTGTTTTTTTAGTTTTATGTTTTACATTAAGACCATAATTTTTGAACTTTTCTAAAACAATTTCCATTTCAGCATCAGATAAAATAGAGTAATCACCAATACCTCTTACTCCCATATATAATCTAGCTAGATTTTCAACTTCCATCATAACATGATATGCTTTTTGTAATGTTTCATCAGCAGCTAAAAGTCCATGATTTTTTAGTATACAAGCCTTATATCCTTTCATAGATTTAGAAATATTGTCGCATAATTCTTGAGTGCCGTATGTTGCATATTTAACACAAGGAATTTTATTTCCTCCAGCAACGCCTACCATATAATGAATAGCTGGAATATAATCTATATTTAAAATAGAAACCATAGATGAATAAATAGCATGATTATGTATTACAGCATTA contains:
- a CDS encoding L-fuculose-phosphate aldolase → NRKDLAKSIIEACLNMRKDGVNQGTAGNISIRFKDGMLITPSGMPYEIMTPDDIVFVDGNGKPEKDKIPSSEWRFHLSILKDNPTFNAVIHNHAIYSSMVSILNIDYIPAIHYMVGVAGGNKIPCVKYATYGTQELCDNISKSMKGYKACILKNHGLLAADETLQKAYHVMMEVENLARLYMGVRGIGDYSILSDAEMEIVLEKFKNYGLNVKHKTKKTTK